A single window of Nicotiana sylvestris chromosome 3, ASM39365v2, whole genome shotgun sequence DNA harbors:
- the LOC138888341 gene encoding uncharacterized protein, with the protein MELRQTITALECRLIEALSTIDAMKAKIESLEDHVNAGVTGVASNVVVTREAKIEAPKPPVFKGVRDAQEVENFLWHLENYFRHGKVRDDEAKINTAVLYLSETAMLWWRRKMADVDKGLCTITTWDLFKAEFKRQFFPNNVLYEARRKLRELKQTGSIRNYVKEFTTLMFQIPNLTNDDLLFHFMDGLQNWAKQELQRRQVTNIDQAIVEAESLMDFRHDKHDKGNGKESKFYNVKGRGDRGKGKELQQQYSKTQDFKKSSGRQGYAEKKAQVEKKGCYICRGPHGFRNCPDLKSLSAMVRERKEQPQGESRGTAQLGMIGLCGIITKQAIQPTENGNQYVDLTSNNKPARAMVDTGANHNFVTEAVVKRLKLKLAPTKSRVKTVNAEIQNARGVANGVGVKLGT; encoded by the coding sequence atggaactaaggcaaaccatcactgccttagagtgcagactcattgaggctttgagtactatcgatgctatgaaggcaaagatagagtcactcgagGATCATGTCAATGCTGGCGTGACCGGGGTAGCCAGCAATGTTGTGGTGACGAGGGAGGCCAAGATCGAGGCTCCCAAACCCCCAGTGTTCAAAGGCGTTCGTgatgcacaagaagtggaaaacttcctttggcacttggagaactacttcaggcatggcaaagtgagggacgacgaggccaagatcaacactgcggtattgtacctctcagagactgccatgctatggtggagaaggaagatggCTGACGTGGATAAAGGTCTATGTACTATTACCACATGGGATCTGTTCAAAGCGGAGTTCAAGCGGCAGTTTtttccaaacaatgtcttgtaCGAGGCAAGGCGCAAGCTTAGGGAATTAAAGCAAACAGGGAGCATACGTAACTATGTCAAAGAGTTCACTACCCTTATGTTTCAGATCCCCAACCTGaccaatgatgacttgttgttccacttcatggacgggttgcaaaattgggctaagcaggagttgcaacgccgacaagtcactaatatagaccaagccatagtgGAGGCCGAGTCATTGATGGACTTCAGGCATGACAAGCACGACAAAGGCAATGGCAAGGAGTCAAAGTTTTACAATGTCAAAGGTAGGGGAGACCGTGGCAAAGGCAAGGAGTTACAACAACAATACTCTAAGACTCAAGATTTCAAAAAGTCGAGTGGTCGTCAGGGCTACGCCGAGAAGAAGGCACAGGTCGAGAAGAAGGGATGCTATATATGCAGAGGGCCACATGGCTTTAGGAATTGTCCTGACCTCAAGAGCCTCAGTGCCATGGTACGTGAGCGGAAGGAGCAGCCACAAGGAGAGAGTCGGGGAACCGCACAGTTGGGTATGATCGGATTATGTGGTATAATCACGAAGCAAGCTATCCAACCTACCGAGAATGGCAATCAGTACGTGGATCTCACCAGCAACAACAAGCCTGCTCGTGCAATGGTGGACACTGGAGCAAATCATAATTTCGTGACTGAGGCTGTCGTAAAGAGACTGAAATTGAAGCTTGCTCCAACCAAATCTCGCGTCAAGACCGTGAATGCCGAGATACAGAATGCTCGTGGGGTAGCTAatggagttggtgtcaaattgggaaCTTGA